One window from the genome of Streptococcus parasanguinis encodes:
- a CDS encoding ABC transporter ATP-binding protein, with protein sequence MKTLLHLQDLQKSFGQQLVLNHVGFELQSGEIIGLIGPSGAGKSTMIKTMLGMEKADSGIALVLDHTMPNRHILGDIGYMAQSDALYEALSGQENLEFFGQLKGLSKKDLKDEIAHVAQVVDLTEHLNKAVSGYSGGMKRRLSLAIALLGNPQLLILDEPTVGIDPSLRKKIWKELITLRDKGVGILVTTHVMDEAELTDKVGLLLGGNIIAFDTPKNLKESYGVSSIEEVFLKAEGE encoded by the coding sequence ATGAAAACATTGCTACATTTACAAGATTTACAAAAATCTTTTGGTCAACAATTGGTGTTAAACCACGTTGGTTTTGAATTACAGTCTGGGGAAATCATTGGTCTAATCGGTCCTTCTGGTGCTGGTAAATCAACCATGATAAAAACCATGTTAGGAATGGAAAAGGCAGATAGCGGTATCGCTTTAGTCTTAGACCACACCATGCCCAATCGTCATATTCTGGGAGATATTGGCTATATGGCCCAGTCTGATGCTTTATATGAGGCTTTGTCAGGACAAGAAAATTTGGAATTTTTCGGTCAGCTAAAAGGCCTTTCCAAAAAAGACTTAAAGGATGAAATTGCCCATGTGGCTCAGGTGGTAGATTTAACAGAGCACTTAAATAAGGCTGTGTCTGGTTATTCCGGAGGCATGAAACGACGCTTGTCGCTGGCGATTGCGCTTTTAGGAAATCCTCAACTCCTGATTTTGGACGAACCGACAGTTGGAATCGACCCTTCTCTTCGAAAGAAAATCTGGAAGGAATTAATTACTCTTAGAGACAAGGGTGTAGGAATTTTGGTTACCACCCATGTCATGGATGAGGCAGAGCTGACAGATAAGGTTGGCCTCTTGTTAGGTGGAAACATCATTGCCTTTGATACACCAAAAAATCTCAAGGAAAGTTATGGTGTTTCAAGTATTGAAGAAGTCTTTTTGAAAGCGGAAGGAGAATAA
- a CDS encoding ABC transporter permease, translated as MRTLAIAKKVIKELLRDKRTLAMMFVAPVFIMWLMNLMFSASTTVNIKLATQDLPTSLVKKMDDLDHVNVKTYKDMEQAKEDLADEKVDAVISYKDGEYQVDYANTDASKTAMTRQVLRTSIASEGTNQLLTRVKQALPQLKLDAKSPEIKESYEYGNEDTGFFAKMIPVLIGFVVFFFVFLISGMALLKERTSGTLDRLLATPVKRSEIVYGYMMSYGIIAILQTAVVVLAAIWLLNIEVVGSLLNVIIVNVVLALVALAFGILLSTLAKSEFQMMQFIPLVIMPQLFFSGIIPLGSMGEWAKTIGKFLPLTYSGDAMSQIILYGRNLGDILPNIGVLLLFLVALTMLNIVGLRRYRKV; from the coding sequence ATGAGAACCCTTGCCATTGCAAAAAAAGTTATCAAAGAATTGCTTCGTGACAAACGAACCCTTGCCATGATGTTTGTGGCTCCAGTCTTTATCATGTGGTTGATGAACCTCATGTTTTCGGCTAGTACAACCGTGAACATCAAGCTAGCAACGCAGGATCTACCAACTAGTTTGGTAAAGAAAATGGATGATCTGGACCATGTCAATGTGAAAACATACAAAGACATGGAGCAAGCCAAAGAAGACTTGGCTGATGAGAAAGTCGACGCCGTCATTTCTTATAAAGACGGGGAGTATCAGGTAGATTATGCCAATACAGATGCTTCGAAAACTGCTATGACCCGTCAAGTATTGCGGACCAGTATCGCCAGTGAAGGCACCAATCAACTATTAACTCGTGTTAAACAGGCCCTTCCTCAATTGAAACTCGATGCAAAATCACCAGAAATTAAGGAATCTTATGAGTATGGGAATGAAGATACAGGTTTCTTTGCCAAAATGATTCCAGTCTTGATTGGATTTGTCGTCTTCTTCTTTGTCTTCTTGATTTCAGGGATGGCGCTGTTGAAAGAACGCACCAGCGGGACCCTAGATCGCTTATTAGCCACTCCGGTCAAACGTTCTGAAATCGTCTATGGTTACATGATGTCTTATGGAATCATAGCTATTCTTCAAACGGCAGTTGTTGTTTTAGCAGCTATTTGGTTGTTGAATATTGAAGTTGTCGGAAGTTTATTAAATGTTATAATAGTTAATGTGGTATTGGCTCTTGTAGCACTCGCCTTCGGAATTCTCTTGTCCACCTTGGCCAAATCAGAATTTCAAATGATGCAATTTATTCCTCTTGTGATTATGCCGCAGCTCTTTTTCTCAGGAATCATTCCTCTTGGTTCAATGGGAGAGTGGGCAAAAACAATTGGGAAATTCTTGCCTTTGACCTACTCAGGTGATGCCATGAGTCAGATTATTCTTTACGGACGTAACCTTGGGGATATTTTGCCAAATATCGGTGTTTTACTGCTTTTCCTTGTCGCTTTGACAATGCTGAATATTGTCGGATTGCGTCGGTATCGTAAGGTATAA
- a CDS encoding TetR/AcrR family transcriptional regulator, with translation MNESIFEPFEAYLEGADYPKGKKKIMQAAVDLISTKGYNGTSTLQIAEHAGLSQATLFKYFQTKDELLTAILHPILPSLLGNFLDQLLNFQTTEEKIHYFVYDRMNYLKTNQALLKIVLQEMFSNEKIKQEQEHIWSFIQGRIGDLLQELKADPRINPDLTISQFLRILIGPLLAYFGQLYILRTNGQVTDEDLSLVEKQILGGLWK, from the coding sequence ATGAACGAGAGTATTTTTGAGCCGTTTGAAGCTTATCTAGAGGGAGCAGACTATCCCAAAGGAAAGAAGAAAATTATGCAGGCAGCCGTCGATTTGATCTCGACCAAGGGTTATAATGGGACTTCAACTCTTCAAATTGCGGAGCATGCCGGGCTTAGCCAAGCCACACTCTTCAAGTATTTCCAGACCAAAGATGAGTTGCTGACGGCTATTTTACATCCGATCCTTCCTAGTCTTCTGGGAAATTTTCTGGATCAACTCTTAAATTTTCAAACAACAGAGGAAAAAATTCACTATTTCGTTTATGACCGAATGAACTACCTCAAAACCAATCAAGCTCTCTTAAAAATCGTGTTACAGGAGATGTTTTCGAATGAAAAGATCAAGCAGGAGCAAGAACATATTTGGAGTTTCATTCAGGGTAGAATTGGTGACCTCCTTCAAGAACTGAAAGCGGACCCTCGCATCAATCCTGATCTGACTATTTCCCAATTCCTGCGTATTCTGATTGGCCCGCTGCTTGCCTATTTTGGTCAGCTCTATATTCTTAGAACTAATGGGCAAGTGACCGATGAAGATCTTTCCTTGGTCGAAAAGCAAATCTTAGGTGGCTTGTGGAAATAG
- a CDS encoding DEAD/DEAH box helicase family protein, protein MLQELAFTGQWRHYQKRVLDKSHAFMADGHLHLVAAPGSGKTTLGIEFIRRFGQPTLILAPTVTIRQQWVDRIIQAFLSDESQAEQLISQDLKHPKLITVATYQALHSAMNQVVGQSQAEDTDDQAEIETFDFKGFDIFTTFKAISLGTLCLDECHHLRNEWWKSLEAFRQAFPDLKMISLTATPPYEGDPALWDRYIRMCGEIDEEITVPELVKEDTLCPHQDYVYFAFPTKEEQEQLDAFSQQKNALLQQLTSDPLFCQYLQNCQALSGQISDDELLNDPKYLSATLIFLRSKGIDFPKRFQDLLGAKKLPAFTLDWLEILLQGLLFQVPHWYNLPEEYEKQLLHELKAASLIDRKQVKLVRNKKQDLLLNQSLGKLNAVREIFKAEYQALGSRLRQLVLTDYIRQDFEVHLGDKDAQFTQLGVLSYFESIRRESLELTTPPAIAVLTGSIVIIPTVAKPRLEELLGGNRLTYQNVGQLSPDDFLKVRLVGSQHDLVTAVTQLFQEGLIQVVIGTKSLLGEGWDAPCVNSLILASFVGSFMLSNQMRGRAIRVWPEDPDKTSNIWHLVSINLSLKKWYEKSDLEKEEIEAITDQLKEYSPDLELLERRMKQFLGLHYKGPFIESGIERLAFDNIRYTKKQLQKLNEETLERSTHRQELRDGWQKALPILENMEIANEVQVDKHFLPLALFFDARKLARWLTAAALTDSVANLFYYSHRGGGNKASLILLFVLAVLALLAWLRYYLYKSPYKRLEVFGQAIHQALLLSGQIQTQETRIQVVRDRKDAINTLIYLKGGTMREKELFSQTMIEFFAPIENQRYILKAQEKVSDQTEYFAVPSLFDKRKEDAQAFVEQIRKSLGKYDLVYTRSAEGRAILLDARIKALANKQERTFTKKQVMSNLK, encoded by the coding sequence ATGTTACAAGAACTAGCCTTTACAGGCCAATGGAGACACTATCAAAAACGCGTTCTCGATAAGAGTCACGCTTTTATGGCGGATGGCCACCTGCATTTGGTAGCAGCTCCTGGCTCTGGAAAAACAACCCTGGGAATCGAATTTATCAGACGCTTTGGTCAGCCAACCCTGATTTTAGCTCCTACGGTCACCATTCGTCAGCAATGGGTGGACCGGATTATCCAGGCATTCTTGAGTGATGAAAGCCAAGCGGAGCAATTAATTTCGCAAGACTTAAAACATCCTAAGCTGATTACTGTGGCTACCTATCAGGCCCTACACAGCGCCATGAACCAAGTCGTCGGTCAATCACAAGCTGAGGATACCGATGACCAGGCAGAGATTGAAACATTTGATTTCAAAGGCTTTGATATCTTTACTACTTTCAAAGCCATCTCACTTGGGACCCTTTGTTTAGATGAGTGTCATCACCTGCGCAATGAATGGTGGAAGAGTTTGGAAGCCTTTCGTCAGGCCTTCCCAGACTTAAAGATGATCTCCCTTACCGCCACCCCGCCCTATGAAGGGGATCCTGCCCTTTGGGATCGCTATATCCGTATGTGTGGTGAGATCGATGAGGAAATTACGGTTCCCGAATTGGTCAAGGAAGACACCCTTTGTCCTCACCAAGACTATGTCTACTTTGCCTTTCCAACCAAGGAAGAGCAAGAGCAGTTGGATGCTTTTAGCCAACAAAAGAATGCTCTCTTGCAACAACTGACTTCCGATCCCCTCTTTTGCCAATACCTCCAAAACTGCCAAGCCTTATCGGGGCAGATCAGCGATGATGAATTGCTCAATGATCCCAAGTATCTCTCTGCTACCCTGATCTTTCTTCGAAGCAAAGGAATCGACTTCCCCAAACGTTTCCAGGATCTTTTAGGAGCTAAGAAACTACCTGCTTTCACCCTGGACTGGCTTGAAATTCTCCTGCAAGGCCTGCTCTTTCAGGTGCCTCACTGGTACAATCTACCTGAGGAATACGAAAAGCAACTACTTCATGAATTAAAAGCAGCCAGCTTGATCGATCGAAAACAAGTCAAACTGGTCCGCAACAAAAAACAAGACCTTCTGCTCAACCAATCCCTCGGAAAACTCAATGCGGTTCGAGAGATTTTCAAGGCCGAATACCAGGCTCTTGGTAGCCGACTGCGCCAACTGGTCCTAACAGACTATATCCGCCAAGACTTTGAAGTTCATCTCGGAGATAAGGACGCCCAATTCACTCAGTTGGGAGTTCTCTCCTATTTTGAATCCATTCGCAGGGAAAGCTTAGAGCTAACTACTCCTCCTGCCATCGCTGTCTTAACAGGTAGCATCGTCATCATCCCGACGGTTGCTAAGCCAAGACTAGAAGAGCTACTTGGAGGGAATCGACTGACTTACCAAAACGTCGGCCAATTATCTCCTGATGACTTTCTCAAGGTTCGCTTGGTTGGTTCTCAACATGATTTGGTGACAGCTGTGACCCAGCTCTTTCAAGAAGGGCTCATCCAGGTTGTCATTGGAACCAAATCCCTTCTAGGAGAAGGCTGGGATGCTCCTTGCGTTAATTCCCTAATCCTAGCGAGCTTTGTCGGTAGTTTCATGCTCAGCAACCAAATGCGAGGCCGTGCCATCCGAGTGTGGCCTGAGGATCCAGACAAAACTAGTAACATCTGGCACCTGGTCTCCATTAATCTTTCCCTAAAGAAATGGTATGAAAAGTCCGATCTTGAAAAGGAAGAGATCGAAGCCATCACTGATCAGTTGAAAGAATACAGTCCTGATCTGGAGCTCTTAGAAAGACGGATGAAGCAATTTTTAGGTCTCCATTACAAGGGGCCCTTCATCGAATCTGGCATTGAACGTCTAGCCTTTGACAATATCCGCTATACCAAAAAACAGTTGCAAAAACTCAATGAAGAAACCTTAGAGCGCTCCACCCATCGTCAAGAACTCCGAGACGGCTGGCAAAAAGCCCTGCCGATTCTGGAGAATATGGAGATTGCTAACGAGGTACAAGTGGATAAACACTTCCTGCCCCTGGCCCTATTTTTTGACGCCAGAAAGCTAGCTCGTTGGCTGACGGCCGCAGCTTTGACCGATTCTGTCGCCAACCTTTTTTACTATTCACATAGAGGCGGAGGGAATAAAGCGTCTCTAATTCTTCTATTCGTTTTAGCTGTTCTCGCTCTCCTTGCTTGGCTGCGCTACTATCTCTATAAGAGCCCTTATAAACGGTTAGAAGTCTTCGGCCAGGCTATTCACCAAGCCCTACTCCTTTCTGGCCAGATCCAGACCCAAGAAACCCGCATCCAAGTCGTACGAGACAGAAAGGATGCCATCAACACGCTGATCTATTTGAAGGGCGGAACCATGCGGGAGAAGGAACTCTTCTCGCAAACCATGATCGAATTCTTCGCACCGATTGAAAATCAGCGCTATATCCTGAAAGCACAGGAAAAGGTATCCGATCAAACAGAATATTTCGCTGTACCAAGCCTCTTTGACAAACGGAAAGAGGATGCCCAAGCCTTTGTGGAGCAAATCCGAAAGAGCCTAGGTAAGTATGACCTCGTCTATACCCGAAGTGCCGAAGGTCGCGCTATTCTCCTTGATGCGCGCATTAAGGCCTTAGCTAATAAACAAGAGCGCACCTTCACCAAGAAACAAGTGATGTCGAATTTGAAATAA
- a CDS encoding VWA domain-containing protein, translating to MKKYTISRKQTLTLASVVLGTVFTGTTIASADDVAPSTTQAAPAATTATKSPITAATEEINAKANTPVVPADKAKTGDIIAVDVKKTGPSAKTDGADTTTTSTATIKTTSLADPNTPVGTSKPVSSTKTATSTKETADYTETTTETVNKTTVVEVTKEADVVNKKEVQATSDIVFVIDKSTSMDSHIRDTMKNVETFVRNLSAKNIQARLGLVEYERASEVKYHDFNGSKFTSDPESFISALKTIKTKGYYENATVPLHHIATSGDYNWGAGANNHRFAFLITDEDIDLTKDTPTKEATLKALQDAGISLTVVGETAEKKDFDPLVNGTNGLYLDIDKNFADLLNVQFANKVVETVQKGRVFKVQTDKYELISKTHRVAKVKPQTPSIQTPATPTPTPQKQAVVTPAKPTVFTPAKNEPAKTAVYIAPAALPQKEASLPNTGSKTSIALTTLGLGLLSMSAAFGLSRKTKKD from the coding sequence TTGAAAAAATATACTATTTCACGTAAACAAACTTTAACTTTAGCATCCGTTGTTTTAGGAACTGTCTTCACAGGAACGACTATTGCTTCAGCTGATGACGTTGCACCTAGCACAACCCAAGCTGCTCCTGCAGCTACTACAGCCACAAAATCACCTATCACGGCTGCAACAGAAGAAATCAACGCCAAAGCCAATACACCAGTTGTTCCTGCTGATAAAGCAAAAACTGGGGATATCATCGCTGTGGACGTCAAAAAAACTGGCCCATCTGCTAAAACAGACGGTGCAGACACCACCACTACTTCAACAGCAACCATCAAAACGACTAGCTTAGCAGATCCAAACACACCTGTTGGCACTTCAAAACCAGTCTCTTCTACCAAGACAGCTACATCAACCAAAGAAACAGCTGACTACACTGAGACCACAACAGAAACCGTCAACAAAACAACTGTAGTCGAAGTGACAAAAGAAGCAGATGTGGTCAATAAAAAAGAAGTTCAAGCAACATCAGACATCGTCTTTGTCATCGACAAATCAACTTCAATGGATTCTCACATCAGGGATACGATGAAGAATGTCGAGACCTTCGTTCGCAATCTATCGGCAAAAAATATTCAAGCTCGTTTAGGATTGGTTGAATACGAAAGAGCTAGTGAAGTTAAATACCATGATTTCAATGGATCTAAGTTCACAAGTGATCCAGAAAGTTTCATTTCTGCTTTGAAAACCATCAAAACTAAAGGCTACTATGAAAATGCTACTGTTCCATTGCATCATATTGCTACTTCAGGGGACTACAACTGGGGGGCTGGGGCAAACAACCATCGCTTTGCTTTCTTGATTACAGACGAGGACATTGATCTTACAAAGGATACACCAACCAAAGAAGCGACACTGAAGGCCCTTCAAGATGCTGGCATCTCTTTGACAGTGGTTGGTGAAACAGCTGAGAAAAAAGACTTTGATCCATTGGTCAATGGAACAAATGGTCTCTACTTAGATATCGACAAAAACTTTGCTGACTTGTTGAACGTTCAATTTGCCAACAAAGTCGTTGAAACTGTCCAAAAAGGTCGTGTCTTCAAAGTCCAAACAGACAAGTATGAGTTGATCTCAAAAACTCATCGTGTGGCGAAAGTAAAACCACAAACTCCTAGCATCCAAACGCCTGCAACACCGACCCCTACCCCTCAAAAACAGGCTGTTGTAACCCCTGCGAAACCGACTGTATTCACACCTGCTAAAAACGAGCCTGCCAAAACAGCAGTCTATATCGCACCTGCAGCTCTTCCTCAAAAAGAAGCAAGTCTTCCAAATACAGGAAGCAAGACCTCAATTGCCTTGACAACTCTTGGCCTTGGTCTTCTTAGCATGAGTGCTGCCTTTGGCCTCTCTCGTAAAACAAAGAAAGACTAA
- a CDS encoding LysR family transcriptional regulator — translation MNLKDFYYFLDLSQQQSFTGVAQKHGISQPSVSYAIKRLEKEFHCPLIAHDPSHRTFKLTPQGEILLRHIQKVLPEIQGAKKEILRSLSQFNTVGFPPIIIDYLVRKQPAFISNVAALQSIHPVQEGSVELLEMLSKGELDASFLGSLEPIKDHRFQVREMAKRDLFYILHHNHPLASKKVLQFSDVIDEDFIIPDEHFVHLKAFEQLNERYHHEATPFFQTDDIQLLKQLLRKQVGISLLADLALTDGEEELIAIPMAESERISFYVSLVEPKESNLKPEVIQFFEKLLN, via the coding sequence ATGAATCTTAAGGACTTTTATTATTTTCTTGATCTTAGTCAACAGCAATCCTTTACTGGGGTTGCCCAAAAACACGGGATCAGTCAACCATCCGTTTCCTATGCGATTAAACGACTAGAAAAGGAATTTCACTGCCCATTAATCGCGCACGATCCTTCTCATCGTACTTTCAAATTAACGCCCCAAGGAGAAATCTTGCTACGACATATTCAAAAGGTCTTACCTGAGATTCAAGGGGCCAAAAAAGAGATCCTCCGGAGTCTCTCTCAATTCAATACGGTTGGGTTCCCACCAATCATCATTGACTATCTTGTCCGAAAACAACCCGCCTTTATCAGTAATGTTGCAGCTCTTCAAAGTATCCATCCTGTCCAAGAAGGATCTGTTGAACTTTTAGAAATGCTTTCCAAAGGAGAACTAGATGCTAGTTTTTTAGGGAGTTTAGAACCGATTAAAGATCATCGCTTCCAGGTAAGAGAAATGGCCAAACGAGATCTCTTTTATATCCTTCATCACAACCATCCACTAGCCTCAAAAAAAGTATTACAATTTTCAGACGTCATCGATGAAGATTTTATCATTCCAGATGAACACTTTGTTCATTTAAAAGCCTTTGAACAGTTGAATGAGCGCTATCACCATGAGGCTACACCCTTCTTTCAGACGGATGATATTCAGCTTCTAAAACAACTCCTTCGTAAACAAGTGGGGATCAGTTTACTAGCAGATCTTGCACTAACAGATGGTGAAGAAGAACTGATCGCGATTCCGATGGCAGAAAGTGAACGGATTAGTTTTTACGTTTCACTAGTTGAACCGAAGGAAAGTAATCTCAAACCAGAGGTCATCCAATTCTTTGAAAAATTACTAAACTAA
- a CDS encoding helix-turn-helix domain-containing protein, with protein MKTKHYLQRYIAQKVKYLRKKQNMSQEELSERADLGLKYINQLENQNVNLTIHSLEKVISALELTPEEFFNFNSLESSSDPNDNLSLKRVNMKIKQLPVGKREKILTIFEDLLDSL; from the coding sequence ATGAAAACAAAACATTATTTACAACGGTATATAGCGCAAAAGGTCAAATATTTGCGAAAAAAACAAAACATGAGTCAAGAGGAGCTATCGGAACGGGCAGATCTTGGATTAAAATACATCAATCAATTGGAAAATCAAAACGTGAATCTGACCATTCACAGTCTTGAAAAAGTCATTTCTGCTCTTGAGTTAACGCCTGAAGAATTCTTCAATTTTAATTCACTTGAATCATCTTCAGATCCTAACGACAATCTTTCACTTAAGAGAGTAAATATGAAAATTAAGCAACTTCCAGTTGGAAAAAGGGAGAAGATCCTAACGATTTTCGAAGATCTTTTAGATAGCCTTTAA
- a CDS encoding malolactic enzyme, with amino-acid sequence MTAHDILNNPFLNKGTAFTLEERQQLGLIGLLPPYVQTIEEQAAQTYAQMQTKVNDLEKRLFLMEIFNTNRTLFYYLFAQHLEEFNPIVYDPTIADTIEGYSDLFVDPQYAAYLDINHPENIEATLKNAAGDREIRLIVVTDAEGILGIGDWGTNGVDISVGKLMVYTGAAGIDPSTVLPLVIDAGTNREELRNNPNYLGNRHERVRGDRYYDFIDQFVQTAERLFPKLYLHWEDFGRLNAANILEKYRKQIPTFNDDIQGTGIVTLGGIFGALDITGEKLTDQVYLCYGGGTAGAGIASRVLREMVSEGLPEEEAYKRFFMVDKQGLLFDDMDDLTPQQKPFAKKRSDFANADQLTDLLEVVKTVKPTILVGTSTQPNTFTKEIVEAMCENTERPIIFPLSNPTKLAEASAKDLIEWSDGKAFVATGIPAGTVSYKGVDYVIGQANNALIYPGLGLGMLASEASLLTDEMIGAAAHSLSGIVNPGEPGAPVLPPFKYVADVSIKVAEAVAKKAQEQGLARAQETDMAKAVRDLKWYPEYK; translated from the coding sequence ATGACTGCACATGATATTTTAAACAACCCTTTCCTCAATAAAGGAACTGCCTTTACCTTGGAGGAACGTCAGCAACTAGGTCTCATTGGCCTTCTACCACCTTACGTTCAAACCATTGAAGAACAAGCAGCGCAAACTTATGCGCAAATGCAAACGAAGGTTAACGATTTGGAAAAACGTTTGTTCCTAATGGAAATTTTTAATACCAACCGTACCCTTTTCTATTACCTGTTTGCTCAACATTTGGAAGAATTTAATCCCATTGTCTATGATCCAACCATTGCCGATACCATTGAGGGTTATAGCGACCTCTTTGTTGATCCACAATATGCCGCCTATCTTGATATCAATCATCCTGAAAATATCGAAGCAACTTTGAAAAATGCAGCAGGGGACCGTGAAATTCGTCTTATTGTTGTGACAGATGCAGAAGGTATTCTTGGTATTGGAGACTGGGGAACAAATGGTGTCGATATTTCTGTTGGGAAACTGATGGTCTATACTGGAGCTGCAGGAATCGATCCTTCAACGGTGCTTCCTTTGGTCATTGATGCAGGTACCAACCGTGAAGAATTGCGTAACAATCCTAATTACTTGGGAAATCGTCACGAACGTGTACGTGGTGATCGTTACTATGATTTTATCGATCAATTTGTTCAAACTGCAGAACGCCTCTTCCCTAAACTCTACCTACACTGGGAAGATTTTGGTCGCTTAAATGCTGCCAACATCCTTGAAAAATATCGAAAACAAATCCCAACCTTTAACGATGATATCCAAGGAACTGGTATTGTAACCCTAGGTGGGATCTTTGGAGCATTGGATATTACAGGTGAAAAATTAACAGATCAAGTTTATCTCTGCTATGGTGGTGGAACTGCTGGTGCAGGGATTGCCTCTCGTGTGCTTCGCGAAATGGTTAGTGAAGGTCTGCCTGAAGAAGAAGCCTATAAACGTTTCTTTATGGTGGATAAACAAGGTCTCCTCTTTGATGACATGGATGACTTGACTCCACAACAAAAACCATTTGCTAAGAAACGTTCTGATTTTGCCAATGCAGATCAGTTGACGGACCTTCTTGAAGTGGTGAAGACGGTTAAGCCAACCATTCTTGTGGGAACTTCAACTCAGCCAAATACTTTCACAAAAGAAATTGTAGAAGCTATGTGTGAAAATACAGAACGTCCTATCATTTTCCCATTATCAAACCCAACCAAACTAGCTGAGGCAAGTGCCAAAGATTTGATCGAATGGTCAGACGGAAAAGCATTTGTTGCGACAGGAATTCCAGCTGGTACAGTTTCCTATAAAGGTGTGGACTATGTGATTGGTCAAGCGAACAACGCCCTGATTTACCCAGGTCTTGGACTTGGTATGCTGGCTTCTGAAGCGAGTCTGTTGACGGATGAAATGATTGGAGCAGCCGCACATTCATTGAGTGGTATTGTCAATCCAGGCGAACCAGGAGCACCAGTCTTACCTCCATTCAAGTATGTAGCTGATGTTTCTATCAAAGTAGCAGAAGCAGTTGCTAAAAAAGCGCAAGAACAAGGTCTTGCGCGTGCTCAAGAAACAGATATGGCTAAAGCGGTTCGTGATTTGAAATGGTATCCAGAATATAAATAA